A region of the Spirochaetota bacterium genome:
GCACTTTAATGGTATAATAGCATCAGGTGGAATAGTCTATTATGTCCCCCTGCTTGAGGATAATAAGTATGTTTTGGATTTCAAGAAGATAGACCCCGGAATATTAAGGCTTGCTAAGATACTTATAGTGAGTTATCCGCAAAATCCCACAACCGCAGTCGTTAAACTTGATTTTTACGAAGAACTCGTAGATTACTTCAAAGACAAAGGAATAATAATCGTAAGTGATATAACCTATTCTGATCTGATATACGAAGAAGGATATAGACCAACTAGTATTCTAGAAGTTAAAGGTGCTAAAGACTTTTGTATTGAATTCCATACACTATCCAAGAACTTCAATATGGCTGGCTGGAGGGTTGCTTTTGCATCTGGAAACGCTAAATTGATTGAAATACTCAGGAAAACTAAAAGTTACATAGACTTTGGAGTTTTCAAGGCTATACAACTTGCAGGTATTGAAGCTATGAGGTATTGTGAGGATTTCATTCAGGAAGTCAAAGAAACTTACTACGACAGGATAACTACCTTCGTTGAAGGACTTAATAGAGCAGGTTGGAGAGTTGAGATGCCCAAATCTACCTTCTATGTCTGGGCTAAAATACCTCTTAAATACTCCGCTTTGACATCTCTTGAATTTACTAAGGTTTTGATTGAAGAGACAGGAGTAGTGTGTTCGCCGGGGAGTGGGTTTGGTGAGTATGGAGAAGGGTATGTAAGGTTTGCTATGGTCCAGAACAAGCAAAGAATAAAAGAAGCAGTCTTGAGAATAACTAGATTTCTTTCTAGAGAAGACTAATTCAGAGGTTTTTATGTTCGTTGATACTCACTTTCATATCAACATGATAGAAGAGGATATAAACATTCAGAAGAGTGTTATTGATGACTCCATAGCGAAGGGACTTGTTGATGGGATATGTATATATACATCTCCTACTTCTTTTATGAAGGATGTTGATGTTGTAAAGTATGTTTCTAGCAAGGGTATTAAGGTTGCTTGTGGTTGGTATCCAGAGCATAGTCCTAGCGAGGAGAAAATAAATCAACTGGAGGATGTTATCCGTTCTTACGATGTTTTTGCGATAGGTGAGATAGGGCTTGAGTATTACAGAATGCCTGTTCCTAAACAAGAGCAGATTGAAATGTTTGAACTACAGATGGAGTTGGCTAGGAAATATTCCAAACCTGTTCTAATACATTCAAGGGATGCGTTTGAGGATACGCTTATGGTTCTTAAGAAATACGATTCTGTTAAGGGGATTATGCACTGTTTTTCTGGAACGCCAGAAATGGCAAAGAAGTATGTTGACATTGGATATTATATTTCCTTCGCAGGAAATCTTACGTTCAAGAAAGCAACCAACCTACAAGAATCTCTCAAGCAAGTTCCTCTTGATAGAGTGTTGTTTGAAACAGATGCTCCTTTCCTAGCACCAACACCATTCAGGGGACAGAAGAATTACCCATACATGGTCAAATACGTTTATGAGTTTGCTTCAGGTATACTCAAGATACCATTTGATGGATTAGTAGAAAAGGTTTTGAATAATTGGAAGGAGTTTCAATCGCAAGTAACCAACTCAAGGAATTAGTAGTATTCCAAGTAGGTGATTAATCTAAAAAAGGTTAGGGGAATGAATAGAAAAATGATTTGTTGTAAATCTAAACTTTGCTATTAAAATAGTTATATTTGGACTTTTTTAACTGCGTATATCTCAAATGTATCTCCGACATTTGTTATCCTTTGGTATAGTTCTAGTATGTTTTTAATGATTGGTATTCTAGAAACTCTGTCAGGATGGAAACCTGTATTCACTATCTTTATAACCTTGAAATTCTCTTCTTTGAGTAGAATTGATAGGGAATCTGGTGAGAACTCAAATATGTGGTCTTCTGGAACGAGAGAGTAGTAGAATTTAGGTTTGAAAGTTTGTGTAAATCCGTTTCCGTTTGGTGTTGAAATCGCAAGTATTCCTCCATACTTTAGAAGCCCCCATACCTTCCTTAAAACCTCTCTAGGGTTGGGCAAATGTTCTATGACATACCAGATGGTGATTATGTCAAACTTTTCATTTGTCTCGTAATTTGCGAAGTCTGTTATTATAACCCTATCTCTTATGTCAGGAGGTAGTAGATGTAGGATTTCTTTGTTTATATCAATACCTCGTATGTTAAATCCTCTTCTTTTCGCCATATCTATGAACACTCCTATTCCGCATCCAATATCCAAGAGAGATTTGTTTTTAAGTGAAGACACGAAATTCCTAACATAACATCCGCCGCAACTTCCACTACCGCATCCTGAACACTCGCCTTCTCTTAGGTAGATGTTCTCTATTGTGTCTAATCTTCTGTGTGTGATCTTTCTCATATTCTCTATGTCTTCACTTGCTTTCCTACCATACCTGCTTTCGTATCTTTCGGCGAAGTATTTGGAGTTATAAACTTCAAGTATGTTTTGGTAGTACTCTTCTGGGTTAAGTCGCTGAAGTGTTTTACAGGAAGTGCATTTGTAGAGTTTATCTGCTACTGCGATAAGGTCGTTACTACAGACATAACATTTCATGTATTGTATTATTTGTAGATTTTCTTGTATATCTTGTTTATCTTTTCAACGCCTCTTTCTATCGTTTTATCGCTTGCGGCAAAGGATAGCCTGAAGTGAGTATTCTTTTCAGAAAAGACATTTCCGGGTATTATTAGAACACCTTCCTTTATACACTCCTCAACGAATTCTCCAACATTATCACCACCTTTAGGTGATGGGAAAGAATAGAAAGCACCTTCTGGTTTAACTAGGTTAAAGTTATCTTTAAGGCCTTCATAAACCAAATCTCTCTTATGCTTGTACTTGGATATGTATTCAGACATATCGTAATCCAATGCTTTTATTGATGCATACTGAGCGAAAGATGGAGCGCAGACGAAAGTGTATTGCTGTAATTTGATCATCTCTTTTATTATAGGTGAAGGACCGAAAGCGTATCCTACTCTCCATCCAGTCATAGCATAAGTTTTTGAGAAACCTCCAAGCAAGATAGTTCTTTCAGGATACATACTAGCGATTGATACGTACTCCTCGTCATAAACGAATTCGTCGTATATCTCATCTGAAACAACTATCAGATTATACTTCTTGGCAATTTGGTATATAGTTTCAATGTCTTCTCTTGATAAAACTTTGCCAGTGGGGTTAGCAGGAGAGTTAATCATTATTATTTTTGTTCTTTCATTTATCTTCTCTTCTATTTCTTTCTTCCTTGTTGATAGTCTGAAATCTGGGTAGGTATCAACAATGATTGGTTTTCCGCCGAAAAGGTTTGTAAGGTGTTTATACATTACAAAGTATGGGTCAAATATTATAACCTCATCTCTGTCATCCAGTAATGCCATAAGTGTCAGAACTATACCACCAGAAACACCAGATGTTATAATACAGTCTTCCTTTGTATATTTTGTTTTTTTCCTTGAGTTTATGGATTCGGTTAGTTTATCTCTCAACGGTTCTATTCCTTGTGTCACAGTGTATTTGTTGAACCCCATTTCAATCGCTTTTATTGCTTCCTTCTTTATCTCTTCTGGAACATCAAAGTCAGGTTGTCCGATACTTAGATTTATTGGATCTTCTATCTTCTGAGCAAGGTCAAATACTTTTCTGATACCAGATGAGTCTACTTTTCTACTCTTCTTTGATATTAGTGAGGTTATATCATCTACGCTTTTCATAATCCTTGATTATAAACAAGATAGTAAATTGGATTCAAAACGGCAACTTGGCCTCAGAGTTTAATCCTCAATACTTCAATTTTTCTTCAACGAACTTTTTATACTGTATGTGGTCTTCCGTTGCAATTATGAAAGGAACAATTATAGAACTTGCTATGATGTATGCCCATTGCTGTGTATTGAGATTTCTGTTGTTGTCTCTGTAGTTGTAGAATGATACTTGCTCCATGAGATACTTTGCAACCATATAGGTTGTAGGAATTGAAACGAGTAGTATTATTTCATACCTTCTTTCATAACTCAAGAAGAAAGGTTTTTCTTTGATATCCTCCTTTGGTTCAAACTCAAATGTTGCTTTGAGTGATTTCATCTGGTTAAATTCAACCTTCTGTAAGACATTTGTTTCGTATATGGAGATGTTTGTCTTGAATTGGTTTTTCTCAAGAATTGCTAATAACTCTTGAATGCTAACCTCGTTTGTATTTGTTGAAGAGACATTAGTAGGTTGTTGAGATTTTTGAATACTTGTAGTTTTTGATGTCTTCAAGTCGGTCTCAATACTAAATCCCGTCATTTTCAGTATCAGTAGTCCTAATATAAGAATAAGTGAATGCTTCACAACATAATTATAAAATATTTGGAAGAAGTTTGTTCAATTTTTAGTTTCTATGTTTGGAATTGCAGGGATTTAAGAAATTCACACTTAATGATTGTATATAAGTTAAGTCAGTTTATTGATTTTGCCGGAGTTCGGGATAGTATCGGAGTTTGGTTCGTTGGATAAACACATCTTATTAGGTATTGGTAAATCCTTGGAAGGAATGTTTATACTATAATATCGTATCTGTTATGAATGGAATAAGGCTGATTATATATATCTTGATAGGGATAGCGTTTATTCTTCCTGTTATACACTATATAGTGATAGGGGGGACCTCGTCCTACTACTTGGATGTTGCGATAAGGGTTGGTGTTTATTTACTTTTGGCTTTGGGGCTAAACCTTGTTATCGGATACACTGGGCTTCTTGACCTTGGTTTCATAGGGGTTTTCGGAGTTGCTTGCTATACTACTGCTATCTTAAACACTAGTGGTATTCCATTTGTTTTTTCTGCCTTGGGTGCTGTAATTTCTGTAATGTTATTTAGGCTAATTATTGGATTACCGCTTATAAGACTCAGGGGGGACTATCTAGCGATAGCGACACTCGGGTTTGGTGAGATAGTCAGAATAGTAGCAAATAATTTTGATGCTCTCACAAACGGTCCAAGAGGATTACCTAGAGTAGGTCAAACGATTGAGAATATTAACTTTGGATTTTATCAACTGTCTTCAAGCCTTGAAGTGTATATCTTCACAGTGGTTATGATAATACTCGGCATTCTAGCATCGTATAGGATAGAGAATTCTAGAATTGGTAGGGCACTCGTTGCTATAAGAGAGGATGAGATAGCATCTTCTCTTATGGGTATAAATGTTTCAAAACTTAAGTTATTCATTTTTGTAATAAGTGGTATATTTGGTGGAGTTGCTGGAGTGATATACACTCACAAGGTTGGTTATATTACTCCGAACTTGATACAGTTTTGGGATTCTATACTTCTGGTAGCAATAGTTGTGATAGGTGGTATAGGTAGCATACCTGGTGTTGTTATTGGTGCGATAGTATTTTACGGAATACCTGAATTGTTGAGAGATGTTCTAGGCTCTCAACTTACTGAGTTTAGGATGCTTGTTTTCGGTATAATAATGCTTCTTATGATCATCTTTAGACCTCAAGGACTTATACCTTCCGAAAGGAGGAAGGTAGAACTCAAACCAGAGACTTCAAAGATCCGTGAGGAGGAGGACCAATCTCTGTTTGACCTAGAAAAGAGATAGACAAATATTATCATTTGAAACTTTGATAATTATGTGCTAAATTTTAATTCTATGAACAGAAAAAGAGTCGTTTCGCTTATTGTACTTTTTGTTGTCACAGGTGGTTTTCTACTAGGCATCTTCTACATGATGGCTTCTCAAAACCACAGAGATGGATTCGTGAATACCGTAAAAGATATAAAGAATAAACCTTTTATGGGACCAAGGGCGAAAGAAAAGTGGAAGATGGAGAGGTAACTACATACTTGAAAGCATTGATATAACGAAAGATAGATTATAGTTAGCACCTATACATAAAATCTTATTCTTGAATTTTACAAAAGCTATGTTTTGACTTCCGTATATGAAAAACTTTGACATTTCTAGATCAACTACTTCCATATTGTTTATGTTATTACCTATCATATCTGGTGATATCTTTACTTTACCGATAGCATCAATGGGGAAGTCCATAGCATATCTTGGATTTATATAACTGTCCTCATCGTCAAATATTATTACGAAATTAAGTCCGAACAGCTCCTTTAGGTAGTAGGATGTCATTATAACCTTCTCTTCTTCAGAAATAGTGTTTGAACTTGATATGGCATACAGTTGGCTAAGTGCTAAAGCATTCCTCGCACCCCAAAATCTACCTATTTCAAATCCTCTGAATTGGATGAGTCTAAGAGAGATTGATAGGACATCAATGCACTTTTTCAGTATCATTTCAGTATCTTCCTCAAGTTTAACTTTTCCTTTAGCCTTTACTACCAAGAATGTTCCCATCTCTCCTGATACTTTAAAGAATATTGTTTCATCTACTTTAGTGTAGTAGTTAACTCCAAAGAATGTAGGTATCTCTCTGTCTTCAATCTCGCCGTATATTACATCAAGTTTTTCAGAGAAATATCCAATACCTTGAACATCAAAATTCAATCTAGTTATGATTGTGTAGAGAGACGAAGCTATACTCTCAACGGAAGAGAAGTATTTGATATCTTCCACTACCTTCATAAGTAAGTTTATCAATCCGAACTTGTCAGTGAAGATAGAAGATGCTAGGTTTTTCTCGTAGTATTCTTTAAGAATTTTTAAATCTTCTATTGTTACTGGTTTGAAAGAAAACAGATTATTTTCACCTTGTAGGCTCTGTAGAATTAACTTTTCTCGGTAAGATTTAGCTTTATCCAGTAGTCCCATAGATACCTCTTTATTTTATCTTGAGTTTATCAAATATCCTAATATAAAGGTCGTAGTATTCAGAAGAGGCAAACTCTTTTATCTTATCTTCGGGTAGGCTTTCAAGTAGCTTGTCAAGGTAGGTTAAGATCTTTCTAATGTCTTCTTTGTCTTGTTCTGGAAGTGTATCTATTGCTTCTTCAACTACTGATGCTCTTTCTTCAGTGATGATAGATTCTTCGGCTGTGACTTCTGATTCAGTTGGAATTTCAGCTACACCAATCTCGCTTATAACTTCTTCAGAATAAGTTTCTGAGGACAAACTAATTTCTTCCTCTTTAGAAACATCTTCTCCAAAGCCTATGCCTAGTATTTCTTCTGCCTGTTGTGGTTGTTCAATTATTATCTCTTCAACTCCTACTTCATCGGGCATTACAGAGAATTCTTTACGTTTTTCTTCAGTGCCCATTACTACTTCAGTTTCTAATTCTATGTCTTCATCAAAACTTGTGACTGGTTTATATTCTTCAGATGTTTTTTCAATTTCTTCCAGAACAGTTGTCGCTCCTGTTTCGGATATTTCCATAGGGCTCTCTAAAATTGTCTCCTCTTCGAACGAATTAGGTTGAAGTTGTTCTTCTTCAACTATATCCTCACTAAGGATCTTGTCTGATATAACAGTTTCTTCGGAGATTTCTAAAGTTTTTTCGTCTTCAAATGCTAACTCTACTTCTTCAATCTTCTCACTAGGTGAAATCCCTATCTCTTCCGGTGAGATAGGTTCTCCAAGAGATATGGTTTCTTCCTCTGTGATATCAAGTATCTCTTCTGGTCTATCTACTAATGGTATTCCTTGTTCTTCTTCAACGAGTTTATTATAATCTTCAGTAGATATGGATATTAAATCGCTTTGAGAACCAAGTTCTAGAGTTTCTTCTGATGTTTCAATAACTCGTTGTCTTGAGACTATCTCACTTTCAGTAGTTATCGCTTCTGATGCTTTTGTGAAGATACTTTCGTCAAGAGTTGATTCTTCTTCCTGTAGAGAGATTTCTTCTAATATTTCTACTGATTCTGTCTCTATTGTTGGCTCTTCTTCAATATCTATTCTGCTAGTTTCATCAATTGACTCAACTTTGGAAAAGATATCCTCATCCATCTTGGTAGTTGTGCTTTCAAGTTCGCTTATATCACCTAGATCAACTGTAACTCCTTCTTCCTCCTCTAAAGTTGCATCGCTAAGGATACTGTCTAGTTCATCATTAGATATGGATACAGATTTATCTTCATCTGAATCAGAAGATTGCTGCATATCCTCCTTATTGATATTGATATCTTGCTTCTCTGACACATCTTCAATGACCTCAATTTCATCTAGAGATGCATCAGAAGAACTTTTAGGCATACTTCCGAAGTCATCCAAAGAACTTATATCAAGACTAACATCATAATTTTGGTCTATGTCTAAGTCTATTTGTTCAATTTCTATCTCGTCAAGATTTTTGTTGTCTTTCATAAAATCACCTCATATCTATTTTGCTATCTCCGTTAGTAATTATTTTTAATAGGTTAGTAATTGTCAAGATATTTTTGACCTTACCGCCCATTATCGCAAATACTTCTAGTTGAGTAGTTCCCTTATCTACGAGTATAAACTTACTGCCGCTTTCATTTACTATCTCAACCTTAATACCTGACGGCTTTTGGTTAAAATTTTGGTTAAAACTCTTATTATTCTTCTTTGAGTAAGTTGGTTTGTTGGTTTTATTGTCTTCCGAGTAATACTTTGCGACTGTATAGTCTATGTCTGTTATAGAAACTAAAACACCAATTAAAAGGAATATTAAGATTGTGATCATTAGGTAAAATATCTCCTTCAACATAAGTTAATTTTACCATCTGTAACAAGAGTTTTCAAAAAATTGTAAAGGTGTTTAAAAAATTGCGGGATGTCTTCAGAGATTAGGCAAGAAGAGGAGTGTGATTGTGAAATTGTGTTAAAATGATGTCTCTCGGAGATAGAGTGAGAAGTTCTTCTTGTTTGAAGATATTCAACGAATGTACAGCAAGATAGAAAGGATAATTGACAGGGACTATTACAAGAGCAGGAGCAGAAGGAAGAAACACGGGGATGCTCTGATTGTCATAATAGATGTTCTTGTGACGAAGTGGAAAGCAATGGTTGTTGAGTGTTTGAGGGGGTCGGCATACTCTGATGAGAGGAGGATGGTTTTGTGAGTAGGGGTTTTGTTGAGAAGGTGTTGAAGGAGAATGGGTGTAGGTGTATGAGGATATTCTGTATGGTAGGAGTGTTGAGTTGTTGGAGTTTGAGAGGAGGTATGGGAGGATAGGTACATAATAAGGTGAAGCATCCTTTGAGGAAGGAGTATGAGAGGGGTTGTAGAGATTACAGGTATCAATACGATAGGGATGGATACAAGGTTTAGGAGGCAATAAGTCATTTCAATGAGAGTAGGTCTAGGTGGTTGGAAGTTAGGTATAAAGAGGTGGGTAGGAGTTTGGTGGTGATAAGTGTATTAGGATTTGTAATGTTTGATGATGGTAGAGGTAAAAATTTTTTGTTTTTGGTGTTTTTACAATACTTGCGAAGAGGTGTCATCGGAACAACAAGTATTCACAAGCATTACATAGATTTTTTGAATACCTTCTTAATTTTTGAAAACTTGATATAATGAAGTTTATAATGCTTTGACTGAATATTGTTTGGAGGTTATTATGATAGAATGTCCTTCTTGTTCATCAACTATAGATGAAAAAGGTTATTTGAGAACTTATTTTTCTGACGCATCTAAAGTTGAGTACAAATTATACCATTGTAGCAACTGTGATTTGGAATTTTGGACACCACTTGAGTTTATCAGAAGCATTTATGAGGAAGAAGCAATCAGTGATTACAAAGGTGCGCATCAAGCAGAAACAATAGAACTTACTGCAAATCATAGGTATTTTGTGAGTTATTATCTTAAAAACCTAAAGAAATCTTATCCATCTGGTACTTTACTAGATGTTGGTTGTGGCAATGGATCGTTCATCAAATACATTGAAAAACAAGGATTTGATGTGTATGGTATAGACATAGATTCGAAGAGTGTAGAAGTTGCTAAGAATAAGTTTGGATTGAAAAATGTCTATTCTATGTCTCTTGATGAGTTTTCAGAGAAATTTGGAGGGAATCTGAAATTTGATATGATAACCTGTTTTGAAGTTCTAGAACATCAAACCGACATAAAGAGCTTCATAAGTAAAGTTAGTCTTCTACTTAAGGATGATGGTATATTTGCTGGTACTGTTCCAAATAGGAATAGGGCTTTTGCAGATTTGACAAGATACCATTCAAAGGCTGATAAAAATTTAGATTTCCCACCCCATCACTTTTTTTGGTTTTCTGATAAGTCTCTTTCCTGGTTTTTTGAAAATAATGGTTTTGTCTGTAGTGTAAAAGAAACTAAAGTACCATATGATATTTTTGCTGATAGAATATCAAACTTGATTTACGTGATTACGAAGATAAAATTATTTGATTCGGATATTCTCAAGAAAAATTCCGAATCAAATAGGTTTAATAGTTATATTGCCAAGATGATTAGATTCTTGTTAGTTTATCCAATTGCATTTTTTGTTAAACATATTTACGAGGCTATGGGTGGTTTCGGACTCTTCTTCTACTGTAAAAAGAAAATGTGAACTTAAATAAAAAGATATTTTCAGCGCGATAATCTTACCATCCATTCACTTCAGGATAATATGTATCTCCGAGGAGATTAGTGTATTTTTATATACGCTTATAAAAAGACTTCACTTAAGGAGTTTATCTTTTTCCTAAAGTTATTTTTCTATTTAGCAAAATAACTAAATCCTGTGGAAATAGATTCAAAATGTTTTCTAAAACAAACGCATCTATCGTATTGAGAGTACGAATAACCAGCATCTCTCGTCAAATTCTAGAATTTACTTAAAGATTTTTAACAAACTTAAGTTACTTTCTTTATTCATATTTGTCTCTTTGTAAAACTCAGCAAAATCATGTATTTCTTAAAACCTTTATTAGGCTATTTCTAGAAGGTGCTTGGAATCCATCACATGGTGAGTGATTGTATTTGTACTCCTAGGCAATCTACTAAGAATTTTTGACTTTGCTTGCAAATATTGCGTTTGATGGAAAGATTTACTATATTTACTACATAATTCTTTGCCAAAAGAGGTTGTGCAAGATGGATAAAAAATATATGAACGATAAAAACTGGAAGATGCTGTTTGCTGGTATAGGGATACTGTTTGCTGGGCTTATTGCGGTGGCACTTGTTGGAACTAACTATCACGGTATTCCTGCTTTGATAGCATCTGCGCTCTTGCTTCTAGGTGTTGTGACAATTTTCTGGAGTTTGGCTGCAAAGTTTGAGTGATTTTTAATTCTCTGTCTATGCTGATAGAAGTTTTAAAGTCAAAGATACATAACGCTACGGTAGTTGAAACATTTCTAGACTACGAGGGTAGTATAGGAATTGATGAAGAAATAATGGAAAAGAGTAATTTGGTTGAGTTTGAGAAAGTTCAAGTTTGGAACATTAACAATGGTGAGAGATTTGAGACTTATGTTATCAAAGAACCTAGGGGTAGTAGAAGGATTACAATAAACGGTGCGTCCGCTAGACTAGTGCATAAAGGTGATAAAGTTATAATAGCAAGTTTTTGCTTGATAGAAAAAGGTGAAAACTTCACTCCTACCATACTCATACTTGATGAAAAAAATAATCCAAAGGTCAAGTGATAGAAGTTAAGTAATTTGTATGGTTTCTCCAGAGACACTCATTGAGTTAAAGAGGAATGGACAAAAAATCTCAATGATAACTTGTTATGACTATCCAACCGCAAAGACCCTATCAGATTCTGATATTGATGTTGTTTTGGTAGGAGACTCTCTTGGAATGGTTGTGTATGGCTATAGTTCAACAGTTAATGTTAATATGGACCAGATGTTTTATCACACTGAAGCGGTTGCAAGGGGGTTGGGAGGTTCTAAATTATTAGTTTCTGATATGCCGTTTCTGTCTTACCAAGCGTCAACTCAAGATGCAGTTCTTAACGCGGGAAGGCTGGTTAGAGCAGGTGCGAACATGGTGAAGATAGAAGGGGGTAGGCGAGTAATTGACAAGATCAAGGCTATTGTTGATGCGGATATACCTGTTATGGGACATCTTGGTCTTACTCCACAGAGTATAAACATCACAGGTGGTTATAAACTTCAAGCAAAAACACAGGAGAAGATAGAGAAACTCTTTGAAGATTGTTTTTTACTTGAGAGGGAGGGATGCTTTGCGATAGTTTTGGAACTTGTGCCAGAGGAAGTTGCGAAGGTTATCACAGAAAACCTTAAAA
Encoded here:
- a CDS encoding aminotransferase class I/II-fold pyridoxal phosphate-dependent enzyme → MKHEFAEANRLKRIPPYIFSVVDSMKLEVQKKGIDTIDFSLGSPDMKPPKRVIEKLKEALDRDDVHNYSRHDGEIEKEFRKEIANWYERKFNVLLNPEKETLQLIGSKEGIAHFALGVINSEDIVIVPSPTYPAHFNGIIASGGIVYYVPLLEDNKYVLDFKKIDPGILRLAKILIVSYPQNPTTAVVKLDFYEELVDYFKDKGIIIVSDITYSDLIYEEGYRPTSILEVKGAKDFCIEFHTLSKNFNMAGWRVAFASGNAKLIEILRKTKSYIDFGVFKAIQLAGIEAMRYCEDFIQEVKETYYDRITTFVEGLNRAGWRVEMPKSTFYVWAKIPLKYSALTSLEFTKVLIEETGVVCSPGSGFGEYGEGYVRFAMVQNKQRIKEAVLRITRFLSRED
- a CDS encoding class I SAM-dependent methyltransferase, coding for MKCYVCSNDLIAVADKLYKCTSCKTLQRLNPEEYYQNILEVYNSKYFAERYESRYGRKASEDIENMRKITHRRLDTIENIYLREGECSGCGSGSCGGCYVRNFVSSLKNKSLLDIGCGIGVFIDMAKRRGFNIRGIDINKEILHLLPPDIRDRVIITDFANYETNEKFDIITIWYVIEHLPNPREVLRKVWGLLKYGGILAISTPNGNGFTQTFKPKFYYSLVPEDHIFEFSPDSLSILLKEENFKVIKIVNTGFHPDRVSRIPIIKNILELYQRITNVGDTFEIYAVKKVQI
- a CDS encoding class I SAM-dependent methyltransferase, with the translated sequence MIECPSCSSTIDEKGYLRTYFSDASKVEYKLYHCSNCDLEFWTPLEFIRSIYEEEAISDYKGAHQAETIELTANHRYFVSYYLKNLKKSYPSGTLLDVGCGNGSFIKYIEKQGFDVYGIDIDSKSVEVAKNKFGLKNVYSMSLDEFSEKFGGNLKFDMITCFEVLEHQTDIKSFISKVSLLLKDDGIFAGTVPNRNRAFADLTRYHSKADKNLDFPPHHFFWFSDKSLSWFFENNGFVCSVKETKVPYDIFADRISNLIYVITKIKLFDSDILKKNSESNRFNSYIAKMIRFLLVYPIAFFVKHIYEAMGGFGLFFYCKKKM
- a CDS encoding aminotransferase class I/II-fold pyridoxal phosphate-dependent enzyme, giving the protein MKSVDDITSLISKKSRKVDSSGIRKVFDLAQKIEDPINLSIGQPDFDVPEEIKKEAIKAIEMGFNKYTVTQGIEPLRDKLTESINSRKKTKYTKEDCIITSGVSGGIVLTLMALLDDRDEVIIFDPYFVMYKHLTNLFGGKPIIVDTYPDFRLSTRKKEIEEKINERTKIIMINSPANPTGKVLSREDIETIYQIAKKYNLIVVSDEIYDEFVYDEEYVSIASMYPERTILLGGFSKTYAMTGWRVGYAFGPSPIIKEMIKLQQYTFVCAPSFAQYASIKALDYDMSEYISKYKHKRDLVYEGLKDNFNLVKPEGAFYSFPSPKGGDNVGEFVEECIKEGVLIIPGNVFSEKNTHFRLSFAASDKTIERGVEKINKIYKKIYK
- a CDS encoding aspartate 1-decarboxylase, which codes for MLIEVLKSKIHNATVVETFLDYEGSIGIDEEIMEKSNLVEFEKVQVWNINNGERFETYVIKEPRGSRRITINGASARLVHKGDKVIIASFCLIEKGENFTPTILILDEKNNPKVK
- a CDS encoding TatD family hydrolase, which produces MFVDTHFHINMIEEDINIQKSVIDDSIAKGLVDGICIYTSPTSFMKDVDVVKYVSSKGIKVACGWYPEHSPSEEKINQLEDVIRSYDVFAIGEIGLEYYRMPVPKQEQIEMFELQMELARKYSKPVLIHSRDAFEDTLMVLKKYDSVKGIMHCFSGTPEMAKKYVDIGYYISFAGNLTFKKATNLQESLKQVPLDRVLFETDAPFLAPTPFRGQKNYPYMVKYVYEFASGILKIPFDGLVEKVLNNWKEFQSQVTNSRN
- a CDS encoding branched-chain amino acid ABC transporter permease, which translates into the protein MNGIRLIIYILIGIAFILPVIHYIVIGGTSSYYLDVAIRVGVYLLLALGLNLVIGYTGLLDLGFIGVFGVACYTTAILNTSGIPFVFSALGAVISVMLFRLIIGLPLIRLRGDYLAIATLGFGEIVRIVANNFDALTNGPRGLPRVGQTIENINFGFYQLSSSLEVYIFTVVMIILGILASYRIENSRIGRALVAIREDEIASSLMGINVSKLKLFIFVISGIFGGVAGVIYTHKVGYITPNLIQFWDSILLVAIVVIGGIGSIPGVVIGAIVFYGIPELLRDVLGSQLTEFRMLVFGIIMLLMIIFRPQGLIPSERRKVELKPETSKIREEEDQSLFDLEKR
- the panB gene encoding 3-methyl-2-oxobutanoate hydroxymethyltransferase — translated: MVSPETLIELKRNGQKISMITCYDYPTAKTLSDSDIDVVLVGDSLGMVVYGYSSTVNVNMDQMFYHTEAVARGLGGSKLLVSDMPFLSYQASTQDAVLNAGRLVRAGANMVKIEGGRRVIDKIKAIVDADIPVMGHLGLTPQSINITGGYKLQAKTQEKIEKLFEDCFLLEREGCFAIVLELVPEEVAKVITENLKIPTIGIGAGRFCDGQVLVINDLLGYYQDFKPKHVKNYLNLSEQVLLAVNEFVRDVKSLNFPSEDNLFKLKEQVDLENIVKSIRNKL